One part of the Thiothrix nivea DSM 5205 genome encodes these proteins:
- a CDS encoding VWA domain-containing protein, protein MNLKKNSALFAPLLLLSALLGACSESVDTPEKAAAKVHELVQNDIRPTHNENQYRANIQLTRTNLLAMLPDLGEFPILTNVADSDTTEVAEIFTSSDKAGKGKDGVYLELADRFNRQGQTLSNGKKAAIAIRKLDSGLGAQFIMTGQYVAEGYSPANTLWGSLVNGSGSQLTTIADVTAPSVAGVIARKSKLDQITTDGKLDIAKLLTNVSNGSFAMGYTNPYQSATGLNFLITVLDAFAHGDQSQMLSPDVASAFEAFQLGVPFVAQNTLQMRDAAMGSGVLDGFVGSEQTWLSTTGMDDYQFVPFGVRHDNPLYATSAADPAEREVLQRFADFIATQQDVLKQYGFVTSMDYKDSYKIPDGSTIAQAQKLWKQKKSGGKPIAAVFVTDISGSMEGTRIKNLKKALIESSDLISANNAIGLVSYSTGVNVDLPISPFNVQQKSLFNGAVEQLTVGGKTATYSATLAAADLLLEYKKTHPGHKLVIFVLSDGETNMGLDFDSTRLLLEQVGIPIHTIAYELSSPELKEMASWAEGAYTESSTGSASFRIGNLLNAEM, encoded by the coding sequence ATGAACCTGAAGAAAAACAGCGCCCTGTTTGCCCCACTCTTGCTGTTATCTGCCCTGCTGGGTGCTTGTAGTGAAAGTGTGGACACCCCGGAAAAAGCAGCCGCCAAAGTCCACGAACTGGTGCAGAACGACATCCGCCCCACCCATAACGAAAACCAGTACCGCGCCAATATCCAGCTAACCCGCACCAATTTGCTGGCCATGCTGCCTGATCTGGGAGAATTCCCGATTCTGACCAATGTAGCTGACAGCGACACCACCGAAGTGGCGGAAATCTTCACCTCGTCCGACAAAGCGGGCAAAGGCAAGGATGGTGTGTATCTGGAACTAGCCGACCGCTTCAACCGGCAAGGCCAGACCCTCAGTAACGGTAAGAAAGCCGCTATTGCTATCCGCAAGCTCGACTCCGGGCTGGGTGCGCAATTCATCATGACCGGGCAATACGTGGCGGAAGGCTATTCCCCCGCGAATACGTTGTGGGGCAGCCTGGTCAATGGCAGCGGTAGCCAGCTCACCACCATTGCCGACGTAACCGCACCTAGCGTGGCTGGCGTCATCGCCCGTAAATCCAAGCTGGATCAGATCACCACCGACGGCAAACTGGACATCGCCAAACTGCTCACCAATGTCAGCAACGGCTCGTTTGCCATGGGTTACACCAACCCTTATCAGTCCGCCACCGGGCTGAATTTCCTGATCACCGTACTGGATGCCTTCGCCCACGGCGACCAGTCGCAGATGCTGTCGCCGGATGTTGCCAGCGCGTTTGAAGCCTTCCAATTGGGCGTACCATTCGTGGCGCAGAACACCCTGCAAATGCGTGACGCGGCCATGGGCAGTGGGGTGCTGGACGGATTTGTCGGCAGCGAACAGACCTGGCTGAGCACCACCGGTATGGATGATTACCAGTTCGTACCGTTCGGCGTGCGCCACGACAACCCGCTATATGCCACCAGCGCGGCAGACCCGGCAGAACGCGAAGTGCTGCAACGCTTTGCCGATTTCATCGCCACCCAACAGGATGTGCTGAAACAGTACGGCTTCGTCACTAGCATGGATTACAAGGATTCCTACAAAATCCCGGATGGCAGCACCATCGCGCAGGCGCAAAAGCTGTGGAAGCAGAAAAAATCCGGCGGCAAACCGATCGCAGCGGTTTTCGTTACCGACATTTCTGGTTCGATGGAAGGCACCCGCATCAAGAACCTGAAAAAGGCCCTGATCGAATCCTCCGACCTGATCAGCGCCAACAATGCTATCGGGTTGGTGTCCTATAGCACTGGCGTGAATGTGGATTTGCCGATCAGCCCGTTCAATGTCCAGCAGAAATCCCTGTTCAACGGCGCTGTGGAACAGCTGACTGTTGGTGGCAAAACGGCCACCTATAGCGCTACGTTGGCAGCAGCTGACCTATTGCTGGAGTATAAGAAAACTCACCCTGGCCATAAACTGGTGATTTTTGTGCTGTCGGATGGCGAAACCAATATGGGGCTTGATTTCGACAGCACCCGCTTGCTGCTGGAGCAGGTAGGTATTCCTATCCACACCATTGCTTACGAACTCAGCTCCCCTGAACTCAAGGAAATGGCCAGCTGGGCGGAAGGCGCTTACACCGAATCCAGCACCGGTTCCGCCTCGTTCCGCATTGGCAACCTGCTGAACGCGGAAATGTAG
- the hypE gene encoding hydrogenase expression/formation protein HypE, giving the protein MNLTGSITLAHGSGGRAMHQLVDDLIRQTFTNPLLAEGEDQARIPLTELTANGDRLAFTTDSYVVTPLEFPGGNIGTLAINGTVNDLAVGGAKPLYLSCGFIIEEGLALETFARILQAMKLAADEAGVQIVTGDTKVVQRGGADKLFINTAGVGVIPAGFSPSAGSAQAGDVIIVNGWLGDHGVAILNARGDLALDADIETDCAPLNRLTEAMFAVCPDIHCLRDATRGGLATVLNEFAERSGVDFVLKEEYLPIRTPVRGMCEILGLDPLYLANEGKLVAVVPADAAPAVLDAMKHIPEGRDACIIGEAVEGDGHVILQTAFGGERIVDMLPGEQLPRIC; this is encoded by the coding sequence ATGAACCTCACCGGCTCCATCACCCTTGCCCACGGTAGCGGCGGGCGCGCCATGCACCAACTGGTCGATGACCTGATCCGCCAAACCTTTACTAATCCATTGCTGGCGGAAGGTGAAGATCAGGCACGGATTCCACTCACCGAACTCACCGCCAACGGTGACCGGCTGGCATTCACCACCGATTCCTACGTCGTCACCCCGCTGGAATTTCCCGGCGGCAATATCGGCACACTCGCTATCAACGGTACGGTCAACGATCTGGCGGTGGGTGGCGCGAAACCGTTGTATCTAAGCTGCGGTTTCATCATCGAAGAAGGCTTGGCGCTGGAAACCTTCGCCCGCATCCTGCAAGCCATGAAGCTGGCGGCAGATGAGGCAGGGGTACAAATTGTTACTGGCGATACCAAGGTAGTGCAACGCGGTGGGGCAGATAAACTATTCATCAACACCGCCGGGGTCGGTGTCATTCCGGCTGGTTTCAGCCCATCTGCCGGAAGTGCACAAGCAGGGGATGTTATCATCGTCAACGGCTGGCTGGGCGACCACGGCGTGGCTATTCTCAATGCGCGCGGTGATCTGGCGCTGGATGCCGACATCGAAACCGATTGCGCTCCGCTCAACCGGCTGACAGAGGCGATGTTTGCCGTTTGCCCCGACATTCACTGCCTGCGTGATGCTACCCGTGGCGGGCTGGCGACTGTGTTGAACGAGTTTGCCGAGCGCTCCGGCGTTGATTTCGTGCTGAAGGAAGAATACCTGCCGATCCGCACGCCGGTGCGCGGCATGTGCGAAATCCTGGGGTTAGACCCACTCTATCTCGCCAACGAAGGCAAGTTGGTAGCTGTTGTTCCTGCTGATGCAGCACCCGCTGTACTGGATGCGATGAAACACATTCCTGAGGGTCGTGACGCCTGCATCATCGGTGAAGCGGTGGAAGGCGATGGCCATGTCATCCTACAAACCGCGTTCGGTGGCGAGCGCATCGTCGACATGCTTCCCGGCGAGCAATTGCCGCGCATCTGCTGA
- a CDS encoding DUF3368 domain-containing protein, translating to MKPIIVADTSPLIALAKLRQLELLPAIFAAIHLPQKVLDEATCHLQRTDACLIRDFAHEHFTLHPDADNDFCVKLRQTLDEGEVQALHLAKKLACGVLMDELSGRRVAQSYLIPVVGVLGVLLKARQSGVIASLSPLIAKLQQEDYRLSASLIHKVLQTAGETA from the coding sequence ATGAAGCCCATTATTGTTGCCGACACCAGCCCGTTGATTGCACTGGCGAAATTACGGCAGCTGGAATTACTGCCTGCCATCTTTGCTGCCATTCATTTGCCACAAAAAGTATTGGATGAAGCCACCTGTCATCTGCAACGTACCGACGCCTGCCTGATCCGTGATTTCGCCCATGAACATTTCACCCTGCATCCTGACGCTGACAATGATTTTTGCGTGAAACTGCGCCAGACATTGGATGAAGGGGAAGTCCAGGCATTGCATCTGGCAAAAAAACTTGCGTGCGGTGTGCTGATGGATGAACTCTCAGGGCGGCGAGTGGCACAGAGTTACCTGATCCCTGTTGTTGGTGTCCTGGGCGTATTGCTCAAAGCCAGGCAGTCAGGGGTAATCGCCAGCCTCTCCCCGTTGATTGCCAAATTACAGCAGGAGGATTACCGCTTGTCTGCCTCCCTGATCCACAAAGTCTTGCAAACCGCTGGAGAAACTGCATGA
- a CDS encoding type II toxin-antitoxin system prevent-host-death family antitoxin → MQTFTIRDLREHTGELSRTVEQGHLTLVTKHGQPLFVGIPFSESLLAFGVHVALATQLFQSHSMSLGKAAKLARMSIAEFTEHVSRLGIPVVDYDPAELDQELAYLNT, encoded by the coding sequence ATGCAAACCTTCACCATCCGCGACCTGCGCGAACATACCGGCGAGTTAAGCCGCACCGTTGAACAAGGTCATCTGACGCTGGTGACGAAACACGGGCAACCGTTGTTTGTTGGCATTCCGTTCAGTGAAAGCCTGCTGGCTTTTGGTGTCCATGTTGCCCTTGCCACCCAACTATTCCAGTCCCACAGCATGAGTCTTGGCAAGGCCGCTAAACTGGCGCGGATGTCCATCGCCGAATTCACCGAGCATGTTAGCCGTCTGGGTATTCCTGTGGTTGATTACGACCCCGCCGAACTGGATCAGGAACTGGCCTACCTCAATACATGA
- the hypD gene encoding hydrogenase formation protein HypD, translating to MKYIDEFRDPTKARKLVDEIQKLAASKPLAERSRSQPLQIMEFCGGHTHTLFKYGIESMLPDNIEMVHGPGCPVCVLPMARVDDCVAIAEQPDVIFTTFGDAMRVPGTRKSLLQAKADGCDVRMVYSPMDALALARKHPDREVVFFALGFETTMPSTALTLLQAHREGLKNFSLFCNHITTSATMRAILTDPDLKLDGFLAPGHVSMVIGVEPYDFVTRDYRKPLVITGFEPLDILQAMWMLVKQLAEGRCEVENQYARIVPQAGNVAGLKAIHEVYETREHSEFRGLGNIGDAGIRIREAYAAYDAEKKFGLQAAASSHDPEHLKCANVLRGVMKPWECPAFGRECNPQTPLGALMVSPEGSCAAYYAYGKLAKRSA from the coding sequence ATGAAATACATCGATGAATTCCGCGACCCTACCAAAGCCAGAAAGCTGGTTGACGAGATCCAGAAACTGGCTGCCTCGAAGCCATTGGCTGAGCGTAGCCGAAGCCAACCTTTGCAGATCATGGAATTCTGCGGTGGCCACACTCACACCCTGTTCAAATACGGCATCGAATCCATGCTGCCGGACAACATCGAAATGGTGCACGGTCCTGGCTGCCCGGTGTGCGTGTTGCCGATGGCACGGGTGGATGACTGCGTGGCGATAGCCGAACAGCCCGATGTGATTTTCACGACTTTCGGTGATGCGATGCGCGTGCCCGGAACCCGCAAAAGTCTATTGCAGGCCAAGGCTGATGGCTGTGATGTACGCATGGTGTATTCGCCGATGGATGCGCTGGCGCTGGCTCGCAAGCACCCTGACCGCGAAGTGGTGTTTTTCGCCCTCGGATTTGAAACCACCATGCCCAGCACCGCGTTGACCCTGTTACAGGCGCACCGCGAAGGGCTGAAAAACTTTTCCCTTTTCTGCAATCACATCACCACGTCCGCCACCATGCGGGCGATCCTGACCGACCCGGATTTGAAGCTGGATGGGTTTCTCGCGCCCGGTCATGTCAGTATGGTGATTGGCGTGGAACCGTATGATTTCGTCACCCGTGATTACCGCAAGCCATTGGTGATTACCGGCTTCGAGCCGCTCGACATCCTGCAAGCCATGTGGATGCTGGTGAAACAGCTTGCCGAAGGTCGTTGTGAAGTCGAAAACCAGTACGCCCGCATTGTACCGCAGGCTGGTAATGTGGCTGGGTTGAAAGCCATCCATGAAGTCTACGAAACCCGTGAGCACAGCGAGTTTCGCGGGCTGGGGAATATCGGCGATGCTGGTATCCGGATTCGGGAAGCGTATGCCGCTTACGATGCCGAGAAAAAGTTTGGTTTGCAGGCGGCTGCCAGTTCGCACGACCCGGAGCACCTCAAATGCGCGAACGTATTACGTGGTGTCATGAAACCGTGGGAATGCCCTGCGTTTGGCAGGGAATGCAACCCGCAGACACCGTTGGGGGCATTGATGGTGTCGCCGGAAGGGTCGTGTGCGGCGTATTACGCATACGGGAAGCTGGCGAAACGGAGTGCATGA